One genomic region from Populus nigra chromosome 8, ddPopNigr1.1, whole genome shotgun sequence encodes:
- the LOC133702199 gene encoding structural maintenance of chromosomes protein 6B-like isoform X1, protein MDDSRVFGDSNIPTTFRSGVGTISRIRLENFMCHDNLQIELDQWVNFVTGRNGSGKSAILTALCIAFGCRAKGTQRAATLKDFIKTGCSYAVVEVEVRNRGEESFKPDIYGDSIIIERRINQSSSTTVLKDHQGRKVASRREDLRELIEHFNIDVENPCVIMSQDKSREFLHSGNEKDKFKFFFKATLLQQVNDLLLSINEQLKSANALVDELEASIKPIEKELTELQGKIKNMEHLEEMSQQVQQLKKKLAWSWVYSVDKELQEQMVKLGKLKERIPTCQARIDHELMKVEELRKTFTEKKAQTAHMVERAKEVRNKQDELRNTVSLATKKKLELENEHNRRTNQIHSMVKRVKLLEQQARDIHEQQVKNTQAEECEIEEKLKELQDMIDAADFTLSRLKEEESTLLESVSKGMDEIRKITEEIEEYGKKEQEIRAYIRELQLNKTNKVTAFGGDRVIQLLRTIERHHQRFGSPPIGPIGAHVTLANGDRWAPAVENAVGKLLNAFIVTDHRDSLLLRGCAREANYNNLQIIIYDFSRPRLTIPSHMLPQTNHPTTFSVIRSDNDTILNVLVDMGSAERQVLVEDYDAGKAVAFEKQISNLKEVYTIDGYKMFSRGSVQTVLPPNKKLRAGRLCGSFDDQIRNLDQSKSNVQKEADQCRKRKRDSEASLQHLQHGLKIMKEKCRNAERDLVSKKLGLQDAKNSYASATSSQAAASTVDELQQEISSIQEEIQEKKMQLESLQVRINEADSKARDLELTFEDLRESVKEEIDAIEKAESELVKIEKDLQFAEAEKARYEGVMTTRVLPDIEMAEAQYRELEENRKESCRKASIICPESEIEALGGCDGSTPEQLSVHLNKLNQRLQNECQQHSDSIDDLRMFYQKKERKILRKRQTYRAFREKLKTCEEALNLRWSKFQRNASDLKRQLTWNFNGHLGEKGISGSIKISYEEKTLKVEVKMPQDASCSSVRDTRGLSGGERSFSTLCFALALHQMTEASFRAMDEFDVFMDAVSRKISLDTLVKFALAQGSQWIFITPHDISGVKHHERIKKQQLAAPRS, encoded by the exons ATGGATGATTCTAGGGTTTTCGGGGATAGTAACATCCCTACCACTTTTCGGTCCGGTGTGGGTACCATCTCCAGGATCCGGTTAGAGAACTTCATGTGCCATGATAACCTCCAAATTGAGCTTGACCAGTGGGTCAATTTTGTCACCGGTCGAAACGGAA GTGGCAAAAGTGCAATATTGACTGCTTTATGTATTGCATTTGGATGCCGGGCTAAAGGAACTCAAAGGGCCGCCACTTTGAAGGATTTTATCAAAACTGGTTGCAG TTATGCTGTTGTTGAAGTGGAAGTAAGAAACAGAGGAGAGGAGTCTTTTAAGCCAGATATCTATGGTGATTCCATAATAATAGAACGGAGAATCAACCAATCTTCCAGTACCACTGTTCTAAAGGATCACCAAG GAAGAAAAGTGGCTAGTCGAAGAGAGGATCTTCGGGAGCTCATAGAACATTTTAAT ATTGATGTTGAGAATCCTTGTGTAATAATGAGTCAAGACAAAAGCAGAGAGTTTCTGCATTCTGGGAATGAAAAAGACAAATTTAAG TTCTTTTTCAAGGCTACTCTTCTTCAACAAGTTAATGATCTTTTACTAAGTATTAATGAACAACTGAAGTCTGCAAATGCACTTGTTGATGAACTGGAGGCTTCGATAAAACCCATAGAGAAGGAACTTACTGAGTTGCaaggaaagataaaaaatatggaGCATCTAGAAGAAATGTCTCAGCAGGTACAACAGTTAAAGAAGAAGCTTGCATGGTCTTGGGTCTACAGTGTAGACAAGGAACTCCAGGAACAAATGGTGAAGCTTGGAAAGCTTAAAGAACGCATACCCACTTGTCAAGCTAGAATTGATCATGAACTC ATGAAGGTGGAGGAATTGAGAAAAACCTTCACAGAGAAGAAAGCCCAAACTGCACATATGGTGGAAAGAGCGAAGGAAGTGAGGAATAAACAGGATGAATTGCGTAATACTGTTTCCTTG GCAACAAAGAAGAAACTTGAGTTAGAAAATGAGCACAATCGCCGAACCAATCAAATTCATAGCATGGTGAAACGTGTCAAGTTGCTTGAACAACAAGCCCGTGATATTCATGAGCAACAAGTTAAAAATACACAG GCTGAAGAATGTGAAATAGAGGAAAAGCTTAAGGAACTTCAGGACATGATTGATGCTGCTGATTTCACACTTTCAAG gttgaaggaagaagagagtaCCTTATTAGAAAGCGTGTCCAAGGGAATGGATGAAATTAGAAAGATTACTGAAGAG ATTGAAGAGTATGGAAAGAAGGAACAGGAAATCCGTGCATACATCCGTGAGCTCCAGCTAAACAAAACCAACAAG GTTACAGCGTTTGGAGGAGATCGAGTGATTCAACTTTTACGTACAATTGAGAGACATCACCAAAGATTTGGAAGCCCGCCGATTGGTCCAATTGGTGCTCATGTG ACTTTAGCAAATGGTGACAGGTGGGCTCCTGCTGTTGAGAATGCTGTCGGGAAGTTGCTCAATGCTTTCATTGTGACAGACCATAGGGACTCTCTTCTTCTGAGAGGATGTGCAAGAGAAGCAAACTATAACAACCTGCAGATTATTATATATGATTTCTCAAGACCAAG GCTGACCATACCATCTCACATGCTTCCGCAAACTAACCATCCAACTACATTTTCCGTTATCCGTTCTGACAATGATACTATTCTAAATGTTTTAGTGGACATG GGAAGCGCTGAGAGGCAAGTGCTTGTAGAAGATTATGATGCAGGAAAAGCTGTTGCTTTTGAAAAACAGATCTCAAATCTAAAAGAGGTTTATACAATAGATGGTTATAAAAT GTTTTCACGCGGGTCAGTCCAGACAGTTCTTCCCCCAAATAAGAAGCTTAGAGCTGGCCGCCTTTGTGGTTCATTTGATGATCAAATTAGGAATCTTGATCAATCTAAATCAAATGTTCAAAAGGAAGCTGATCAGTGCAGGAAGAGGAAACGAGACTCTGAGGCAAGCCTTCAGCATCTTCAACATGGGCTAAAGATTATGAAG GAGAAGTGCAGGAATGCTGAGCGGGATCTGGTATCTAAGAAACTAGGACTGCAGGATGCAAAGAACTCGTATGCTTCTGCAACCAGTTCACAAGCTGCTGCATCAACTGTTGATGAACTTCAACAAGAAATCTCA AGCATCCAAGAggagatacaagaaaagaaaatgcagcTGGAATCGCTCCAAGTCAGAATTAATGAAGCTGACTCAAAAGCCAGGGATCTTGAATTGACATTTGAAGATTTGCGTG AGTCAGTGAAAGAAGAAATCGACGCTATTGAGAAAGCAGAGAGTGAGCTGGTGAAGATTGAAAAAGATCTGCAATTTGCAGAAGCA GAAAAGGCCCGTTATGAAGGAGTAATGACTACCAGGGTTCTCCCTGATATTGAAATGGCAGAGGCACAATATCGGGAGCTTGAAGAGAATCGTAAG GAGAGCTGCAGAAAGGCTTCAATTATATGTCCCGAGAGTGAGATTGAAGCTTTAGGAGGTTGTGATGGCAGCACCCCAGAGCAGCTCAGCGTGCATTTAAATAAACTGAACCAGAGACTTCAGAATGAGTGCCAGCA GCATTCTGACTCTATTGATGACCTGAGGATGTTTTATCAGAAAAAAGAGCGTAAAATTTTGCGTAAACGGCAAACATACAGAGCTTTTCGTGAAAAGTTGAAG ACTTGTGAGGAAGCCCTGAATTTGCGATGGAGCAAATTTCAAAGGAATGCAAGTGATTTGAAGCGCCAATTGACTTGGAA TTTCAATGGTCACTTAGGAGAGAAAGGGATTAGTGGGAGCATTAAAATTAGTTACGAAGAGAAGACCCTCAAAGTAGAG GTAAAAATGCCCCAAGATGCATCCTGCAGCTCTGTTCGTGACACTAGAGGGCTTTCAG gcGGTGAACGCTCTTTCTCAACATTATGCTTTGCATTAGCTCTTCATCAGATGACAGAAGCCTCATTCCGAGCAATGGACGAGTTTGATGTATTTATG
- the LOC133702070 gene encoding leucine-rich repeat receptor-like protein kinase TDR, whose protein sequence is MKLPFLFFLLAFFFYLFKPPLLVFSATTLPPPLQSLLSIKTFLKDPSNTFHDWNLSNTSGLIQEPVWCSWSGIKCNPATAQITSLDLSHRNLSGVIPAEIRYLTSLVHLNLSGNAFDGLLQPAIFELGDLRILDVSHNNFNSTFPPGISKLKFLRVFNAYSNNFTGPLPKEFVWLRFLEELNLGGSYFTGEIPRSYGSFLRLKYLYLAGNELEGPLPPDLGFLSQLEHLELGYHPLLSGNVPEEFALLTNLKYLDISKCNLSGSLPPQLGNLTKLENLLLFMNQFTGEIPVSYTNLKALKALDLSVNQLSGAIPEGLSSLKELNRLSFLKNQLTGEIPPGIGELPYLDTLELWNNNLTGVLPQKLGSNGNLLWLDVSNNSLSGPIPPNLCQGNKLYKLILFSNKFLGKLPDSLANCTSLSRFRIQDNQLNGSIPYGLGLLPNLSYVDLSKNNFTGEIPDDLGNSEPLHFLNISGNSFHTALPNNIWSAPNLQIFSASSCKLVSKIPDFIGCSSLYRIELQDNMFNGSIPWDIGHCERLLSLNLSRNSLTGIIPWEISTLPAIADVDLSHNLLTGSIPSNFGNCSTLESFNVSYNYLTGPIPASGTIFPNLHPSSFSGNQGLCGGVLPKPCAADTLGAGEMEVRHRQQPKRTAGAIVWIMAAAFGIGLFVLVAGTRCFHANYGRRFSDEREIGPWKLTAFQRLNFTADDVLECLSMSDKILGMGSTGTVYKAEMPGGEIIAVKKLWGKHKENIRRRRGVLAEVDVLGNVRHRNIVRLLGCCSNRECTMLLYEYMPNGNLHDLLHGKNKGDNLVGDWLTRYKIALGVAQGICYLHHDCDPVIVHRDLKPSNILLDGEMEARVADFGVAKLIQSDESMSVIAGSYGYIAPEYAYTLQVDEKSDIYSYGVVLMEIISGKRSVDAEFGDGNSIVDWVRSKIKAKDGVNDILDKDAGASIASVREEMMQMLRIALLCTSRNPADRPSMRDVVLMLQEAKPKRKLPGSIVSVGSGDHIVTVDGAIAQKPAVEC, encoded by the exons ATGaaactcccttttcttttctttctacttGCATTCTTCTTCTACTTGTTCAAACCTCCTCTTCTAGTCTTCTCTGCTACGACTCTGCCTCCCCCCCTCCAATCTCTTCTCTCCATCAAGACCTTCCTCAAAGACCCTTCCAATACCTTCCATGATTGGAACTTGTCCAACACTAGTGGCTTAATCCAAGAACCAGTTTGGTGCTCGTGGTCCGGCATCAAGTGCAACCCAGCCACTGCTCAAATCACATCACTCGATCTCTCTCACCGGAATCTTTCTGGTGTAATTCCAGCTGAGATTAGATACTTAACGAGCTTGGTTCACTTGAATTTGAGTGGAAATGCTTTTGATGGGCTTCTTCAACCTGCCATTTTTGAACTGGGTGACCTTAGGATTCTTGACGTCAGCCACAACAACTTCAATTCAACATTCCCACCTGGGATTTCCAAGCTCAAGTTCTTGAGAGTCTTCAATGCATACAGCAACAACTTCACTGGTCCATTGCCTAAAGAATTCGTCTGGCTGCGCTTCCTGGAGGAGCTCAACCTTGGTGGGAGCTACTTCACGGGAGAGATTCCAAGGAGTTATGGAAGTTTCCTCAGATTGAAGTACCTGTACTTAGCTGGGAATGAATTGGAAGGACCATTGCCACCCGACTTAGGATTCTTGAGTCAGCTCGAGCACCTGGAGCTTGGCTACCATCCACTCCTATCAGGCAATGTACCCGAAGAATTTGCTTTGTTGACCAATCTCAAGTACCTAGATATCTCAAAGTGCAATCTATCAGGCAGTCTCCCACCACAACTTGGAAATCTTACCAAACTCGAGAATTTGCTCCTTTTCATGAACCAGTTTACTGGTGAAATCCCGGTGAGCTACACAAATCTGAAAGCTCTAAAAGCACTTGATTTATCCGTTAATCAGCTTTCAGGGGCAATTCCAGAGGGGTTATCTTCCTTGAAAGAGCTAAACAGGTTGAGCTTTCTGAAAAATCAGCTCACTGGCGAAATACCACCGGGAATTGGCGAGCTACCATACCTTGACACGTTAGAGCTCTGGAACAACAACCTAACCGGAGTTCTCCCGCAAAAGCTTGGATCCAATGGGAATCTACTATGGCTTGACGTCTCAAACAACTCGCTCTCCGGCCCAATTCCTCCAAATCTATGTCAAGGAAACAAGCTTTACAAGCTGATTCTGTTCTCCAACAAGTTTCTCGGTAAATTACCAGATTCTCTAGCAAACTGCACCTCTTTGTCCAGGTTCCGAATTCAAGACAACCAGCTCAACGGCTCAATCCCTTATGGATTAGGGCTCCTGCCTAATCTTTCCTATGTGGATTTAAGCAAGAATAACTTCACAGGTGAAATTCCTGACGATCTTGGCAATTCAGAACCACTTCATTTCTTGAACATTTCTGGAAACTCCTTCCACACTGCTTTACCAAACAACATATGGAGCGCGCCAAATCTTCAGATTTTTTCAGCCAGTTCATGCAAGCTCGTGAGCAAAATACCAGATTTTATCGGTTGCAGCAGTCTGTACAGGATAGAATTGCAAGACAATATGTTCAATGGCAGCATTCCATGGGATATTGGCCATTGTGAGAGGCTCCTTTCGCTTAATTTAAGCCGCAATTCTCTTACTGGTATTATTCCGTGGGAGATTTCTACACTTCCTGCTATCGCTGATGTCGATTTGTCCCATAATTTACTCACCGGTTCCATTCCTTCAAATTTTGGTAACTGTTCTACTTTAGAGAGTTTTAATGTGTCCTATAATTATTTAACTGGACCCATTCCTGCATCGGGTACAATATTTCCAAATTTGCATCCGTCTTCCTTTTCGGGCAATCAAGGATTATGCGGTGGCGTTTTGCCAAAGCCTTGTGCTGCGGATACATTGGGGGCTGGAGAAATGGAGGTCCGCCATAGACAGCAGCCCAAAAGGACTGCTGGGGCTATAGTGTGGATTATGGCGGCTGCTTTTGGTATTGGATTATTTGTGCTTGTTGCTGGGACTAGGTGTTTCCATGCGAACTATGGCCGTAGATTTAGTGATGAACGAGAGATCGGACCGTGGAAATTAACTGCCTTTCAACGGTTGAATTTCACGGCTGATGATGTGCTCGAGTGTCTATCAATGTCGGACAAGATCTTAGGGATGGGGTCAACGGGGACGGTCTATAAGGCGGAAATGCCAGGTGGCGAGATCATAGCGGTGAAGAAACTGTGGGGTAAGCATAAGGAGAACATCAGGAGGAGGAGAGGGGTATTAGCCGAGGTGGATGTTTTAGGTAACGTAAGGCATAGGAATATAGTGAGATTGCTAGGATGTTGCAGTAACAGGGAGTGTACAATGTTGCTGTACGAGTACATGCCTAACGGGAACTTACATGATTTGTTGCATGGGAAAAATAAGGGAGACAATTTGGTGGGTGATTGGCTTACAAGGTACAAGATTGCACTGGGAGTGGCACAGGGGATTTGCTATTTGCATCATGATTGTGATCCTGTGATTGTGCACCGAGATCTTAAGCCTAGTAATATATTATTGGACGGTGAGATGGAGGCTAGAGTGGCAGATTTTGGGGTGGCAAAGCTGATCCAAAGTGATGAATCCATGTCAGTCATTGCTGGGTCTTATGGCTACATTGCGCCAG AGTATGCTTACACACTGCAAGTTGATGAGAAGAGTGATATTTATAGTTATGGGGTGGTGTTAATGGAGATTATAAGCGGCAAGAGGTCGGTCGATGCTGAGTTTGGGGATGGTAATAGCATTGTTGATTGGGTAAGGTCGAAGATAAAGGCTAAGGACGGTGTAAATGACATTTTAGACAAGGATGCTGGGGCATCAATTGCATCTGTGAGGGAAGAAATGATGCAAATGCTTAGAATTGCTTTGTTATGCACCAGCCGTAATCCTGCGGACCGACCGTCGATGAGGGATGTCGTGTTGATGCTGCAAGAAGCCAAGCCCAAGAGGAAACTGCCTGGAAGTATAGTTAGTGTTGGTAGTGGTGACCACATTGTTACTGTTGATGGGGCTATTGCACAAAAGCCTGCAGTCGAATgttga
- the LOC133702199 gene encoding structural maintenance of chromosomes protein 6B-like isoform X2 has product MITSKLSLTSGSILSPVETEVGGKSAILTALCIAFGCRAKGTQRAATLKDFIKTGCSYAVVEVEVRNRGEESFKPDIYGDSIIIERRINQSSSTTVLKDHQGRKVASRREDLRELIEHFNIDVENPCVIMSQDKSREFLHSGNEKDKFKFFFKATLLQQVNDLLLSINEQLKSANALVDELEASIKPIEKELTELQGKIKNMEHLEEMSQQVQQLKKKLAWSWVYSVDKELQEQMVKLGKLKERIPTCQARIDHELMKVEELRKTFTEKKAQTAHMVERAKEVRNKQDELRNTVSLATKKKLELENEHNRRTNQIHSMVKRVKLLEQQARDIHEQQVKNTQAEECEIEEKLKELQDMIDAADFTLSRLKEEESTLLESVSKGMDEIRKITEEIEEYGKKEQEIRAYIRELQLNKTNKVTAFGGDRVIQLLRTIERHHQRFGSPPIGPIGAHVTLANGDRWAPAVENAVGKLLNAFIVTDHRDSLLLRGCAREANYNNLQIIIYDFSRPRLTIPSHMLPQTNHPTTFSVIRSDNDTILNVLVDMGSAERQVLVEDYDAGKAVAFEKQISNLKEVYTIDGYKMFSRGSVQTVLPPNKKLRAGRLCGSFDDQIRNLDQSKSNVQKEADQCRKRKRDSEASLQHLQHGLKIMKEKCRNAERDLVSKKLGLQDAKNSYASATSSQAAASTVDELQQEISSIQEEIQEKKMQLESLQVRINEADSKARDLELTFEDLRESVKEEIDAIEKAESELVKIEKDLQFAEAEKARYEGVMTTRVLPDIEMAEAQYRELEENRKESCRKASIICPESEIEALGGCDGSTPEQLSVHLNKLNQRLQNECQQHSDSIDDLRMFYQKKERKILRKRQTYRAFREKLKTCEEALNLRWSKFQRNASDLKRQLTWNFNGHLGEKGISGSIKISYEEKTLKVEVKMPQDASCSSVRDTRGLSGGERSFSTLCFALALHQMTEASFRAMDEFDVFMDAVSRKISLDTLVKFALAQGSQWIFITPHDISGVKHHERIKKQQLAAPRS; this is encoded by the exons ATGATAACCTCCAAATTGAGCTTGACCAGTGGGTCAATTTTGTCACCGGTCGAAACGGAAGTAG GTGGCAAAAGTGCAATATTGACTGCTTTATGTATTGCATTTGGATGCCGGGCTAAAGGAACTCAAAGGGCCGCCACTTTGAAGGATTTTATCAAAACTGGTTGCAG TTATGCTGTTGTTGAAGTGGAAGTAAGAAACAGAGGAGAGGAGTCTTTTAAGCCAGATATCTATGGTGATTCCATAATAATAGAACGGAGAATCAACCAATCTTCCAGTACCACTGTTCTAAAGGATCACCAAG GAAGAAAAGTGGCTAGTCGAAGAGAGGATCTTCGGGAGCTCATAGAACATTTTAAT ATTGATGTTGAGAATCCTTGTGTAATAATGAGTCAAGACAAAAGCAGAGAGTTTCTGCATTCTGGGAATGAAAAAGACAAATTTAAG TTCTTTTTCAAGGCTACTCTTCTTCAACAAGTTAATGATCTTTTACTAAGTATTAATGAACAACTGAAGTCTGCAAATGCACTTGTTGATGAACTGGAGGCTTCGATAAAACCCATAGAGAAGGAACTTACTGAGTTGCaaggaaagataaaaaatatggaGCATCTAGAAGAAATGTCTCAGCAGGTACAACAGTTAAAGAAGAAGCTTGCATGGTCTTGGGTCTACAGTGTAGACAAGGAACTCCAGGAACAAATGGTGAAGCTTGGAAAGCTTAAAGAACGCATACCCACTTGTCAAGCTAGAATTGATCATGAACTC ATGAAGGTGGAGGAATTGAGAAAAACCTTCACAGAGAAGAAAGCCCAAACTGCACATATGGTGGAAAGAGCGAAGGAAGTGAGGAATAAACAGGATGAATTGCGTAATACTGTTTCCTTG GCAACAAAGAAGAAACTTGAGTTAGAAAATGAGCACAATCGCCGAACCAATCAAATTCATAGCATGGTGAAACGTGTCAAGTTGCTTGAACAACAAGCCCGTGATATTCATGAGCAACAAGTTAAAAATACACAG GCTGAAGAATGTGAAATAGAGGAAAAGCTTAAGGAACTTCAGGACATGATTGATGCTGCTGATTTCACACTTTCAAG gttgaaggaagaagagagtaCCTTATTAGAAAGCGTGTCCAAGGGAATGGATGAAATTAGAAAGATTACTGAAGAG ATTGAAGAGTATGGAAAGAAGGAACAGGAAATCCGTGCATACATCCGTGAGCTCCAGCTAAACAAAACCAACAAG GTTACAGCGTTTGGAGGAGATCGAGTGATTCAACTTTTACGTACAATTGAGAGACATCACCAAAGATTTGGAAGCCCGCCGATTGGTCCAATTGGTGCTCATGTG ACTTTAGCAAATGGTGACAGGTGGGCTCCTGCTGTTGAGAATGCTGTCGGGAAGTTGCTCAATGCTTTCATTGTGACAGACCATAGGGACTCTCTTCTTCTGAGAGGATGTGCAAGAGAAGCAAACTATAACAACCTGCAGATTATTATATATGATTTCTCAAGACCAAG GCTGACCATACCATCTCACATGCTTCCGCAAACTAACCATCCAACTACATTTTCCGTTATCCGTTCTGACAATGATACTATTCTAAATGTTTTAGTGGACATG GGAAGCGCTGAGAGGCAAGTGCTTGTAGAAGATTATGATGCAGGAAAAGCTGTTGCTTTTGAAAAACAGATCTCAAATCTAAAAGAGGTTTATACAATAGATGGTTATAAAAT GTTTTCACGCGGGTCAGTCCAGACAGTTCTTCCCCCAAATAAGAAGCTTAGAGCTGGCCGCCTTTGTGGTTCATTTGATGATCAAATTAGGAATCTTGATCAATCTAAATCAAATGTTCAAAAGGAAGCTGATCAGTGCAGGAAGAGGAAACGAGACTCTGAGGCAAGCCTTCAGCATCTTCAACATGGGCTAAAGATTATGAAG GAGAAGTGCAGGAATGCTGAGCGGGATCTGGTATCTAAGAAACTAGGACTGCAGGATGCAAAGAACTCGTATGCTTCTGCAACCAGTTCACAAGCTGCTGCATCAACTGTTGATGAACTTCAACAAGAAATCTCA AGCATCCAAGAggagatacaagaaaagaaaatgcagcTGGAATCGCTCCAAGTCAGAATTAATGAAGCTGACTCAAAAGCCAGGGATCTTGAATTGACATTTGAAGATTTGCGTG AGTCAGTGAAAGAAGAAATCGACGCTATTGAGAAAGCAGAGAGTGAGCTGGTGAAGATTGAAAAAGATCTGCAATTTGCAGAAGCA GAAAAGGCCCGTTATGAAGGAGTAATGACTACCAGGGTTCTCCCTGATATTGAAATGGCAGAGGCACAATATCGGGAGCTTGAAGAGAATCGTAAG GAGAGCTGCAGAAAGGCTTCAATTATATGTCCCGAGAGTGAGATTGAAGCTTTAGGAGGTTGTGATGGCAGCACCCCAGAGCAGCTCAGCGTGCATTTAAATAAACTGAACCAGAGACTTCAGAATGAGTGCCAGCA GCATTCTGACTCTATTGATGACCTGAGGATGTTTTATCAGAAAAAAGAGCGTAAAATTTTGCGTAAACGGCAAACATACAGAGCTTTTCGTGAAAAGTTGAAG ACTTGTGAGGAAGCCCTGAATTTGCGATGGAGCAAATTTCAAAGGAATGCAAGTGATTTGAAGCGCCAATTGACTTGGAA TTTCAATGGTCACTTAGGAGAGAAAGGGATTAGTGGGAGCATTAAAATTAGTTACGAAGAGAAGACCCTCAAAGTAGAG GTAAAAATGCCCCAAGATGCATCCTGCAGCTCTGTTCGTGACACTAGAGGGCTTTCAG gcGGTGAACGCTCTTTCTCAACATTATGCTTTGCATTAGCTCTTCATCAGATGACAGAAGCCTCATTCCGAGCAATGGACGAGTTTGATGTATTTATG